One Pseudomonas abieticivorans genomic region harbors:
- a CDS encoding HAMP domain-containing sensor histidine kinase, with protein MIKPSRLFLKLFLAFWLATTLTFLVGLGLLVLGSFVPADPHLEATLHSEEQLLAQYGLQAGQQLLAVAQPPTGQAIGVYDSAGNVVAGVPIPVPAFEKTVLSKEGDRLSIRSTLDPGIDRDRRPGRAVPLIIGTVMSALFSGYMAFYLAWPLVYLRRAMSDVAQGRFDTRVKPMMGTRRDEIVDLAEDCDRMANQLRLLVDAQQNLLHDISHELRSPLTRMQAAIGLLRQEPAREEMLGRIERESERIDTLIEELLTLARLQGRPDSLESEPLDMIELLAVIAEDAQFEADIKHCHVQLHAQGAFISRVSGELLYRCFENVIRNAVRHTAPHTAVCITTQVDTLGLTVRIADQGPGVEGGRLTRIFQPFERGLDEPGAGFGLGLAIAQRAVEMHGGSIVALNPPTGGLMVKIHLPLRP; from the coding sequence ATGATCAAGCCCAGCCGGCTGTTCCTCAAGCTATTCCTGGCCTTTTGGCTGGCCACCACGCTGACCTTCCTGGTGGGGTTGGGGTTGTTGGTGCTCGGCAGCTTCGTGCCCGCTGATCCGCACCTGGAGGCCACGTTGCACAGTGAGGAGCAGTTATTGGCCCAGTACGGATTGCAGGCGGGCCAGCAATTGCTGGCAGTGGCGCAGCCGCCCACCGGCCAGGCCATTGGCGTGTATGACAGTGCTGGCAACGTAGTGGCCGGGGTGCCGATACCTGTGCCGGCTTTTGAGAAAACAGTGTTGAGCAAAGAGGGCGACAGGCTTTCTATCCGGTCTACCCTGGACCCCGGCATTGACCGTGACCGACGACCCGGGCGCGCCGTGCCGTTGATCATCGGCACGGTGATGAGCGCGCTGTTCAGTGGTTACATGGCCTTCTACCTGGCCTGGCCGTTGGTGTACCTGCGCCGGGCCATGAGCGATGTGGCTCAGGGCCGTTTCGACACTCGGGTCAAGCCGATGATGGGCACGCGACGGGATGAAATCGTCGACCTGGCCGAAGACTGCGACCGCATGGCCAATCAGCTGCGCTTGCTGGTGGATGCCCAGCAGAACCTGCTGCACGACATCTCCCATGAACTGCGCTCGCCGTTGACGCGCATGCAGGCGGCCATCGGCCTGCTGCGCCAGGAGCCTGCGCGGGAAGAAATGCTCGGGCGCATCGAGCGCGAGTCCGAGCGCATCGACACATTGATCGAAGAGCTGCTGACCCTGGCACGTCTGCAGGGGCGTCCCGATAGCCTTGAAAGCGAACCGCTGGATATGATCGAACTGCTGGCGGTGATCGCCGAGGACGCCCAGTTCGAAGCCGACATCAAACACTGCCACGTGCAGTTGCACGCCCAAGGCGCTTTTATCAGCCGGGTCAGTGGCGAGTTGCTGTACCGGTGCTTTGAGAATGTCATCCGCAATGCCGTGCGCCATACCGCGCCGCACACCGCGGTGTGCATCACCACGCAGGTCGATACCCTGGGCTTGACGGTGCGTATCGCCGACCAGGGTCCAGGGGTTGAAGGCGGCAGGCTCACGCGTATTTTCCAGCCTTTTGAGCGCGGCCTGGACGAGCCAGGCGCAGGCTTCGGCCTGGGCCTGGCGATTGCCCAGCGTGCGGTGGAAATGCACGGCGGCAGCATTGTTGCGCTTAACCCGCCCACCGGTGGCCTGATGGTGAAAATCCACCTGCCTTTGCGGCCATGA
- a CDS encoding response regulator transcription factor, translating to MIPVLLVDDDQELTTLLAQYLEREGFAATAVHTGEEGEVQALSGRYAIVVLDVMLPRLSGIEVLRRIRVSSQVPVVLLTARGDNIDKITGLELGADDYVPKPSSPGELVARLRAILRRVQPLEPPASEVVRTGTLALWPGKRQAQWGGQQLELTSTEFSLLEALARQAGQVVSKQDLSLNALGRPLTRYDRRIDVHISSIRQKLGPRPDTKAWIQSVRGLGYLLIAE from the coding sequence ATGATTCCCGTATTGCTAGTCGACGATGACCAGGAGTTGACCACCTTGCTCGCCCAGTACCTGGAGCGCGAAGGCTTTGCCGCAACCGCGGTGCACACCGGCGAAGAGGGCGAGGTGCAGGCGTTGTCCGGGCGCTACGCGATCGTGGTGCTGGACGTGATGTTGCCGCGCCTGTCCGGTATTGAAGTGCTGCGGCGTATCCGCGTCAGCAGCCAGGTGCCGGTGGTGCTGCTGACCGCGCGCGGCGACAACATCGACAAGATCACCGGCCTTGAACTGGGCGCCGACGACTATGTGCCCAAGCCCAGCTCGCCGGGCGAGTTGGTGGCGCGCCTGCGCGCCATCTTGCGACGGGTGCAACCGTTGGAGCCGCCTGCAAGCGAGGTGGTCAGGACCGGCACGCTGGCCCTGTGGCCGGGTAAGCGCCAGGCCCAATGGGGCGGGCAGCAGCTTGAACTGACCAGCACCGAGTTCAGCCTGCTCGAAGCCTTGGCCCGCCAGGCCGGCCAGGTGGTGAGCAAGCAGGACCTGTCGCTGAACGCCCTGGGCCGGCCGCTCACTCGCTACGACCGACGCATCGACGTGCACATCAGCAGCATCCGCCAAAAGCTTGGCCCGCGCCCCGACACCAAGGCCTGGATACAGAGCGTGCGTGGCCTGGGCTACCTGTTGATCGCCGAATGA